One Desulfosoma sp. genomic window carries:
- a CDS encoding glycosyltransferase family 4 protein, giving the protein MPIVTGWQTTRSHCGLYSCSSFGLAGISNSETLDPMRVLVYTTLFPNSERPNAAIFVKQRMCHFARLPGREICVIAPVPYCPSWFRLEPWHTYSRIPRVEHMEGVSVHHPKYPLIPKLSMLFHAYLLFAATLPLARNIQKVFPFDLIDGHYIYPDGLAAVLLAKYFRKPVVLSARGSDINQFARFPLVRPQIRYALRNADAVISVCEALKREMVALGIPSEKINVIPNGVDPLWFSPVPKEVARSRLGVPGDAMMILSVGSLIPRKGFHLLMKAVAQWGNRPSRLRLYLVGEGPMRGPLTDLAEDLGISKQVELVGERPNQELAYWYSAADVFCLASEREGWANVIMEALACGCPVVATNVYGAPEILTNPAVGMLVERTTDAIAQALRDALRTEWDHVKIRNHVVHRSWMEVAKDVDRVFVDVLTRKSSRI; this is encoded by the coding sequence ATGCCCATCGTGACGGGCTGGCAAACCACTCGCAGCCACTGTGGGCTTTATTCATGTTCGAGCTTTGGGCTCGCCGGCATCTCTAATAGCGAGACACTTGACCCTATGCGTGTCCTTGTCTACACGACACTTTTTCCGAATTCGGAACGTCCCAATGCGGCTATTTTTGTTAAGCAGAGGATGTGCCATTTTGCTCGACTTCCTGGACGGGAAATATGTGTCATCGCTCCAGTACCCTATTGCCCCTCCTGGTTTCGTCTGGAGCCTTGGCACACATATTCTCGAATCCCGCGGGTCGAGCACATGGAGGGCGTTTCAGTTCATCATCCCAAGTACCCTCTTATTCCCAAGTTGAGCATGCTCTTCCATGCTTATTTACTTTTTGCCGCAACGTTGCCCTTGGCTCGGAACATCCAAAAGGTTTTTCCTTTCGATCTTATTGACGGACACTACATCTATCCGGATGGTCTTGCGGCCGTTCTATTGGCAAAATACTTTCGGAAACCGGTTGTGCTTTCGGCAAGAGGTTCTGACATCAACCAGTTTGCTCGTTTTCCCCTTGTTCGTCCTCAGATTCGCTATGCCCTAAGGAATGCGGACGCCGTCATCTCGGTGTGTGAGGCCCTGAAAAGGGAGATGGTGGCCTTAGGTATTCCTTCTGAAAAAATCAACGTAATTCCAAACGGGGTTGATCCCTTGTGGTTTTCACCCGTCCCGAAAGAAGTCGCCCGCAGCCGACTGGGCGTCCCAGGCGATGCTATGATGATTCTCTCGGTTGGTAGCCTCATTCCGCGTAAAGGATTTCATTTACTGATGAAAGCTGTCGCTCAATGGGGGAATAGGCCGAGCCGGTTGCGACTCTACTTAGTTGGAGAAGGCCCAATGCGCGGGCCGCTGACTGATTTGGCGGAAGATCTAGGCATTTCAAAGCAAGTGGAGCTCGTAGGAGAAAGGCCAAACCAGGAGCTTGCCTACTGGTATAGTGCAGCAGATGTATTTTGCTTGGCGAGTGAGCGAGAGGGCTGGGCGAATGTGATCATGGAGGCCTTGGCCTGTGGGTGTCCGGTTGTCGCTACCAATGTGTATGGAGCCCCGGAGATTCTCACGAACCCGGCTGTTGGCATGCTTGTTGAGCGCACGACGGACGCCATCGCTCAGGCCCTTCGGGATGCTCTACGTACCGAATGGGACCACGTCAAGATTCGCAATCATGTAGTTCATCGGTCCTGGATGGAAGTAGCCAAAGATGTGGACCGCGTGTTTGTAGACGTTTTAACCCGAAAATCCTCACGAATATAA